In Geminocystis sp. NIES-3709, a single genomic region encodes these proteins:
- a CDS encoding IS630 family transposase (programmed frameshift): protein MRPYSLDLRQKIIHAREKQQCSIRQLAKNFGVAKSFVQKIIKQYQETGDLKPRHSGGRPPKINPEQTVVLLEIINENNDATLWELAELFEKKTGLKLSTSTIDRISRKFDDTGQKKTLYATEKHSERVQQKRSEYWDKVREINEEDLIFVDESGSNLAMLRLYGRAKKGYRVRGEKPQKRGGNVSIVTAISLKEVVASRNIYGSVDGLTFEAFVIRDLVPKLWVGACVVMDNAKIHLGETIRKEIEKVGASLVYLSPYSPDFSPIENFWSKVKNQIRKLKPRNYHDLVEAIGKAMEQVTQLDMHNWFTHCCYCTSSF, encoded by the exons ATGCGTCCCTACTCTTTGGATTTAAGACAAAAGATTATTCATGCTCGTGAAAAGCAACAATGCTCCATTCGTCAATTAGCTAAGAATTTTGGTGTGGCAAAAAGTTTTGTACAAAAGATAATCAAGCAGTATCAAGAAACTGGGGATCTCAAACCTCGTCATTCAGGGGGAAGACCCCCCAAAATAAATCCTGAACAAACGGTTGTCCTGTTAGAAATTATCAACGAAAATAATGATGCTACTCTCTGGGAATTAGCCGAGTTATTTGAGAAAAAAACTGGACTTAAACTCAGTACATCGACTATTGACAGAATCAGTCGTAAATTTGACGATACTG GTCAAAAAAAAACACTGTATGCCACAGAAAAACATAGTGAGAGAGTTCAACAAAAAAGATCTGAATATTGGGATAAAGTGAGAGAAATTAATGAAGAGGACTTAATTTTTGTGGACGAATCGGGAAGTAATTTAGCAATGCTTCGCCTTTATGGTAGGGCAAAAAAAGGGTACAGAGTCAGAGGAGAAAAACCCCAGAAAAGAGGGGGTAATGTTTCTATAGTGACGGCAATATCCTTAAAGGAAGTAGTAGCATCAAGAAATATTTATGGTTCTGTAGATGGATTAACTTTTGAGGCTTTTGTGATCAGAGATTTAGTGCCCAAATTATGGGTGGGAGCTTGTGTAGTTATGGATAATGCAAAAATTCATTTAGGAGAAACAATTAGAAAGGAAATAGAGAAAGTGGGGGCATCATTGGTGTATTTATCACCCTATTCCCCAGATTTTTCACCCATTGAAAATTTTTGGTCGAAAGTCAAAAATCAGATCAGAAAACTAAAACCGAGAAATTATCATGATCTAGTAGAGGCGATTGGAAAAGCCATGGAGCAAGTAACACAGTTAGATATGCACAATTGGTTCACCCATTGCTGTTACTGTACCTCATCATTCTGA
- the pyrE gene encoding orotate phosphoribosyltransferase: MENNSTVLKQELLNLLVKYAYQEGDFTLSSGQKSNFYLNCKQVTLRAEGALLVGKLIFSLLTKNTTAVAGLTLGADPIVTAVSLVSALENKPIPALIVRKEAKGHGTQAYIEGPSLPSGSNVVVLEDVVTTGKSAMLAVERLRGAGYHVDKIISMIDRQAGGAEFYQSQGLEFESLFTLADIRNN, encoded by the coding sequence ATGGAAAATAATAGCACTGTTCTTAAACAAGAATTATTAAATTTGTTGGTCAAATATGCTTATCAGGAAGGAGATTTTACTCTTTCTTCTGGACAAAAAAGTAATTTTTATCTTAACTGCAAACAGGTGACATTGAGAGCAGAAGGTGCTTTATTAGTCGGTAAATTAATTTTTTCTCTTTTAACAAAAAATACTACTGCTGTAGCTGGTTTAACTTTAGGGGCAGATCCCATTGTCACCGCAGTAAGTTTAGTCTCCGCATTGGAAAATAAACCTATTCCTGCTTTAATAGTGCGTAAAGAAGCAAAAGGTCATGGTACTCAGGCTTATATAGAAGGCCCCAGTTTACCATCGGGTTCTAATGTTGTTGTTTTGGAAGATGTTGTTACTACAGGTAAATCTGCTATGTTAGCAGTAGAAAGATTAAGAGGTGCCGGTTATCACGTTGATAAAATTATATCAATGATCGATCGTCAGGCAGGAGGTGCAGAATTTTATCAGTCTCAAGGTTTAGAATTTGAAAGTCTTTTTACTCTCGCAGATATTAGAAATAATTAG
- a CDS encoding toxin-antitoxin system, antitoxin component, Xre family protein: MYQLSLNLEQILELVKQLPEGEKIRLNRELEKDIIQSQKQDREITAVYTKMSEQAFYQIWDNPDDADYDNL; this comes from the coding sequence ATGTATCAATTATCTTTAAATTTAGAACAGATATTAGAGTTAGTTAAGCAATTACCTGAAGGAGAAAAAATTAGATTAAATCGTGAATTGGAAAAAGATATTATTCAAAGCCAAAAACAAGATCGAGAAATAACGGCAGTTTATACAAAAATGTCCGAACAGGCATTTTATCAAATTTGGGACAATCCAGATGATGCTGATTATGACAACTTATAG
- a CDS encoding type II toxin-antitoxin system PemK/MazF family toxin, with translation MTTYSFGEILLLPFPFTDQTSHKKRPTAVISSNTYNQHKPDIIIIAITSQINTPLTDGELSIIKFREAGLLKPSIIKPVITTIDKNLVIKKLGQLQI, from the coding sequence ATGACAACTTATAGTTTTGGTGAGATACTCCTTCTGCCTTTCCCTTTTACTGATCAAACTTCCCATAAAAAAAGACCTACTGCTGTTATTAGTTCTAATACTTATAATCAACACAAACCCGATATAATTATTATTGCCATTACCAGTCAAATAAATACTCCTTTAACTGATGGTGAATTATCTATCATAAAATTTCGTGAGGCAGGTTTACTCAAACCCTCGATAATAAAGCCCGTTATCACAACCATTGATAAAAATTTAGTGATTAAGAAATTAGGACAATTACAGATATAA
- a CDS encoding hemolysin family protein, which produces MTWQKILFRVSAIFLLIAINAFFVTAEFAIVSVRKSRIDHLVIDGDIPAQTVQSLQKSLDRLLSSTQLGITLSSLALGWIGEDALAMSIQYLIYLLPFPQQFIYPLSHSISIPIAFLSLVYLQIVLGELCPKSLALLYPEQLARFLAPPISVIGKIFKPFIDILNQSTRFLLKLVGVEYKGQGWYKQVTPEELQLIIRTERDSSGLEAEERELLSNVFEFGDVEALEVMTPRVNIKALDLSATYQDLWLEISETKHSRYPVMGDSLDDIRGIVDFKDCLNILGENPLNLDISIKELIKPVRFLPESTYLSELLTIMQQSRLKMVIIVDEYGGTSGLVTMQDLINEILGGDENQLDDDNSHITVIDEQNFLIPAQINLEELNDLLDFNLPLIDDYQTLGGFLVYHWQKIPKPYEVFNFDSYQFTVTDMDGPRINQIKITIREN; this is translated from the coding sequence ATGACTTGGCAAAAAATATTATTTAGAGTCTCAGCAATTTTTCTTTTAATCGCTATCAATGCTTTTTTTGTTACCGCAGAATTTGCTATTGTTTCCGTCAGAAAATCTCGTATTGATCATTTAGTTATTGATGGTGACATACCTGCTCAAACAGTACAATCTTTACAAAAAAGTTTAGATCGTCTTCTATCTAGTACCCAATTAGGTATTACTCTCTCCAGTTTAGCATTGGGTTGGATTGGCGAAGATGCTCTGGCGATGTCTATACAATATCTAATCTATTTATTACCCTTTCCTCAACAATTTATTTATCCTCTGAGTCATTCTATTTCTATTCCGATCGCTTTTTTATCTTTGGTATATTTACAAATAGTTTTAGGGGAACTTTGTCCAAAATCTTTAGCATTATTATATCCGGAACAATTAGCTCGTTTTTTAGCCCCCCCAATCAGTGTTATTGGTAAAATATTTAAGCCTTTTATTGATATTCTTAATCAGTCCACTCGTTTTTTATTAAAGTTAGTGGGAGTAGAATATAAAGGACAAGGTTGGTATAAACAAGTTACTCCAGAAGAATTACAATTAATTATTAGAACTGAGAGAGATTCATCGGGATTAGAGGCAGAAGAAAGAGAATTATTGAGCAATGTTTTTGAATTTGGAGACGTAGAGGCTTTGGAAGTCATGACTCCTAGAGTTAATATTAAAGCCTTAGATTTGTCTGCTACTTATCAAGATTTATGGCTAGAAATATCAGAAACAAAGCATTCTCGTTACCCTGTCATGGGAGATTCTTTAGATGATATTCGAGGAATTGTTGATTTTAAGGATTGTTTAAATATTTTGGGAGAAAATCCTCTTAATCTTGATATTTCGATCAAAGAATTAATTAAACCAGTTCGTTTTTTACCCGAATCGACTTATTTGAGTGAATTATTGACGATAATGCAACAATCTCGCCTAAAAATGGTCATTATTGTCGATGAATATGGGGGCACTTCAGGATTAGTAACGATGCAGGATTTAATTAACGAAATTTTAGGGGGAGACGAAAACCAATTGGACGATGATAATTCTCATATTACAGTGATCGATGAGCAAAATTTTTTAATTCCAGCACAAATAAATTTAGAGGAATTAAATGATTTATTAGACTTTAATTTACCCTTAATTGATGATTATCAAACTTTAGGAGGATTTTTAGTTTATCACTGGCAAAAAATACCAAAACCTTATGAGGTGTTTAATTTTGATTCCTATCAATTTACCGTAACTGATATGGATGGCCCTCGAATTAATCAGATTAAAATTACTATTCGAGAGAATTAA
- a CDS encoding energy-coupling factor ABC transporter ATP-binding protein — translation MSEFAIEIENLNFGWNLQTPVLQSCSLNVPRGELWMLLGNNGCGKSTLLRLLAGLLTPESGKLTTDKPLGFVFQNPDHQLVMPTVAADIAFGLVEEKLNLSQVQYRVREALTAVNLLELERRPIYALSGGQKQRIAIAGAIARHCQVLLLDEPTALLDPDTQIELVILVQKLVKERGITALWVTHRLEELNYADGYFLLKQGQVVSQGKPAELFESLWQ, via the coding sequence TTGTCTGAATTTGCGATCGAAATAGAAAACTTAAATTTTGGCTGGAATCTACAAACTCCCGTCTTACAATCTTGTAGCCTCAACGTACCAAGAGGGGAATTGTGGATGTTACTAGGTAATAATGGTTGTGGAAAATCAACTTTATTACGATTATTGGCAGGTTTACTAACTCCCGAAAGTGGCAAATTAACAACAGATAAACCATTAGGATTTGTTTTTCAAAACCCCGATCATCAGTTAGTAATGCCTACTGTAGCCGCTGACATTGCTTTTGGATTAGTAGAAGAAAAGCTCAACCTTTCTCAAGTCCAATATAGAGTAAGAGAAGCTCTTACCGCCGTCAATCTCTTAGAATTAGAACGTCGCCCTATTTATGCCCTTAGTGGCGGACAAAAACAACGAATAGCCATTGCTGGTGCGATCGCTCGTCATTGTCAAGTATTATTACTAGATGAACCTACAGCATTACTAGATCCAGATACTCAAATAGAATTAGTAATCTTAGTGCAAAAATTGGTAAAAGAAAGAGGAATAACGGCTCTTTGGGTAACACACCGTCTGGAAGAATTGAACTATGCTGATGGTTACTTTCTCCTCAAACAAGGGCAAGTGGTGAGTCAAGGAAAACCAGCAGAACTATTTGAAAGTTTGTGGCAATAA
- a CDS encoding NYN domain-containing protein, which yields MVSTISQAILLVDGYNIIGTWHWLKNIRDKNGLEHARESLIESLVNYTGYKGLEAKIVFDAHYQKTPCYEEKFSQSVCVHYTSYAETADTYIEKFCASFPRRNPETDTRIIVATSDQAQRHTVVGYGAEWLSAHGLAKEVDSTKNKSKRNFRPRQKSQGRFLFNSLDSKTQQALTQMRFGS from the coding sequence ATGGTTTCTACAATTTCTCAAGCTATCTTGTTGGTAGATGGCTACAACATAATCGGGACATGGCATTGGCTTAAAAACATTAGAGATAAAAATGGTTTAGAACACGCCAGAGAATCTTTAATTGAAAGTTTAGTTAATTATACAGGTTACAAGGGATTAGAAGCAAAAATTGTTTTTGATGCCCATTATCAAAAAACCCCTTGTTACGAAGAAAAATTTAGTCAAAGCGTTTGCGTACACTATACATCCTACGCTGAAACGGCTGATACTTATATAGAAAAATTTTGTGCCTCTTTTCCTCGCCGTAATCCAGAAACCGATACAAGGATTATTGTTGCTACGTCTGATCAAGCACAACGTCATACTGTTGTAGGGTATGGAGCGGAATGGCTATCAGCTCATGGATTAGCAAAAGAAGTAGATTCCACTAAAAATAAAAGTAAGCGTAATTTTCGCCCTCGACAGAAATCTCAGGGGCGTTTTCTTTTTAATTCTTTAGATAGTAAAACTCAACAGGCTTTAACCCAAATGCGTTTTGGTAGTTAA
- a CDS encoding tetratricopeptide repeat protein: MDWTTPLKAQQQDFCSRLNLGQLLVCQEKYLHSEVVFINEETIEKIKVESILESEEIANKYNLTYPLKEILEIVFYRKLGIEAFLSKFGHLTWLDNHKYYEDCEASLVNSYFILKQATNIKILVKTNQGDINNIQWSISQEEISNNRIIIFVICPKKFKVSLKEYSVVFLGFIPVELLSTKKEKTNINLSHLLYISGLNFYINDVLPLNYFLQKSAKFYIKKGNYKESISLYNKSISHNPNNSKNYFLRGICKYKLRDIQGALIDFSQAITLNDRDDLAYHWRGYLHQQLHNYSEALTNYNQEILINPLNYFAYFNRAITYTKLKQLIKAIEDYTMAIQINNSIFQGFFNRANIYYLLGDKESSIDDYIHVIKLQPNLVEAYYNLGIIYQEIGEFQQSLKSYRLAIKADSMYLKSYYNLAILQANLGLYQQSINTYQIILKINPNFTQAIHNQNSLSLLLQKEGNILLNKNVLYNARKNPEIIDVEKQSHQKNNSDRYSFDLSDSKQTNPY; the protein is encoded by the coding sequence ATGGATTGGACAACACCATTAAAGGCACAACAACAGGATTTTTGCTCCCGTCTTAATTTGGGACAGTTATTGGTTTGTCAGGAAAAATATCTCCATAGTGAAGTCGTGTTTATTAATGAAGAAACGATCGAAAAAATTAAAGTTGAATCTATTTTAGAATCAGAAGAAATTGCGAATAAATATAATTTAACTTATCCACTAAAAGAAATATTAGAAATAGTTTTTTATCGTAAATTAGGTATAGAGGCTTTTTTATCAAAATTTGGTCATTTAACTTGGTTAGATAATCATAAATATTATGAAGATTGTGAAGCTAGTTTAGTCAATAGCTATTTTATACTGAAACAAGCCACAAATATTAAGATTTTAGTCAAAACTAATCAAGGTGATATTAATAATATTCAGTGGTCTATTTCTCAGGAAGAAATCAGCAATAATCGTATTATCATTTTTGTCATTTGCCCGAAAAAATTTAAAGTTAGTCTCAAAGAATACTCTGTTGTTTTTTTGGGTTTTATTCCCGTTGAATTGTTATCTACTAAAAAAGAAAAAACAAATATAAATTTATCCCATTTACTATATATTAGTGGTTTAAATTTTTATATTAATGATGTTTTACCTTTAAATTATTTTTTACAAAAATCGGCTAAATTTTATATTAAAAAAGGAAATTATAAAGAATCTATTTCTTTATACAATAAATCGATCTCCCATAATCCCAATAATTCAAAAAATTACTTTTTAAGAGGAATTTGTAAATATAAATTACGGGATATACAAGGAGCATTAATTGATTTTTCTCAAGCAATTACTTTGAACGATCGAGATGATTTAGCCTATCATTGGCGAGGTTATCTCCATCAACAACTACACAATTATTCAGAGGCATTAACTAACTATAATCAGGAAATATTAATTAATCCATTAAATTATTTTGCTTATTTTAATCGAGCTATTACTTATACTAAATTAAAACAATTAATAAAAGCGATTGAAGATTATACAATGGCTATTCAAATTAATAATAGTATTTTTCAAGGATTTTTTAATCGAGCGAATATATATTATCTATTGGGAGATAAAGAAAGCTCGATCGATGATTATATTCACGTCATTAAACTACAACCAAATTTAGTAGAGGCTTATTATAATTTAGGAATAATTTATCAAGAAATAGGAGAGTTTCAACAATCCTTAAAAAGTTATAGATTAGCTATTAAAGCTGATTCTATGTATCTAAAATCTTATTATAATTTAGCTATTTTACAAGCTAATTTAGGTTTGTATCAACAGTCTATTAATACTTATCAAATAATCTTAAAAATCAATCCTAATTTTACCCAAGCAATACATAATCAAAATTCTTTATCTTTATTATTACAAAAAGAAGGTAATATCCTTCTTAATAAAAATGTTTTATATAATGCAAGAAAAAATCCCGAAATAATTGATGTAGAAAAACAATCTCACCAAAAAAATAATTCCGATCGATATTCTTTTGATTTATCTGATAGCAAACAAACTAATCCTTATTAA
- a CDS encoding DUF4912 domain-containing protein translates to MSKQRPPIEEMTLRQLRKVASVLNIPRYSRMRKAQLLSVIQEKENQFISTNNINSDNQINLSNQVNTQEEQKMEASKFEVGQDDLVGGPLADVDQGFGELPGGYGESRIVLMPRDPQWAYTYWDIPQERKEDLRRQGGQQLALRLYDVTDIDLNYQSPHNIQEYLCDELAREWYLPIPVSDRDYVIDIGYRCFDGRWLVLARSVPVRVPPVYPSDWVEDVFVTIPWEEDLKTKTVYKLTPPAKKAALAAQQQQNSYHNQIHDEIFGLAHGVEAQRVAGSLYGSMQQVPSSMIPENALSSYVFPSGAGLWAGASSIASGSGVGLGFASGSGIGLGLGLGSGSGAGFSADAIPNKARKFWLIADAELIVYGATEPDAKVTIGGREIKLNPDGTFRFQMSFQDGNIDYPIVAVASDGEQTRSVHMTFDRHTPSRNTNTKEEAVLEWFPPVR, encoded by the coding sequence ATGTCCAAGCAACGACCGCCTATAGAGGAAATGACTTTAAGGCAACTCCGAAAAGTTGCTAGTGTTCTAAACATCCCTCGTTACAGTCGAATGCGCAAGGCACAATTGTTGAGCGTCATTCAAGAAAAAGAAAATCAATTTATTTCTACAAATAATATCAATTCTGATAATCAAATAAATCTATCAAATCAAGTTAATACTCAGGAGGAGCAGAAAATGGAAGCATCGAAATTTGAAGTAGGGCAAGATGATTTAGTTGGAGGCCCTCTCGCTGACGTGGATCAGGGTTTTGGAGAGTTACCGGGTGGTTACGGTGAAAGTCGTATCGTGTTAATGCCTCGTGATCCCCAATGGGCTTATACTTATTGGGATATACCCCAAGAAAGAAAAGAAGATTTACGTCGTCAAGGTGGACAACAATTAGCTTTAAGATTATATGATGTCACAGATATTGATTTAAACTATCAAAGTCCCCACAATATTCAAGAATATCTTTGCGATGAATTAGCTCGTGAGTGGTATTTACCTATCCCTGTCAGCGATCGAGATTATGTAATTGACATCGGTTATCGTTGTTTTGATGGTCGTTGGTTAGTGTTAGCTAGGTCTGTACCTGTAAGAGTCCCCCCCGTTTATCCTAGTGACTGGGTAGAAGATGTTTTCGTAACCATTCCTTGGGAAGAAGATTTAAAAACCAAAACAGTTTATAAACTCACTCCTCCTGCGAAAAAAGCGGCATTGGCGGCACAACAACAGCAAAATAGCTATCATAATCAAATCCATGACGAGATCTTCGGTTTAGCTCACGGTGTAGAAGCTCAAAGAGTCGCTGGTTCTTTATACGGCAGTATGCAACAAGTACCTAGTTCCATGATTCCCGAAAATGCTCTTAGTTCTTATGTATTTCCTTCAGGGGCAGGACTATGGGCAGGAGCATCAAGTATCGCATCTGGTTCAGGTGTTGGCTTAGGCTTTGCTTCTGGTTCTGGTATTGGCTTAGGTTTAGGTTTAGGTTCTGGTTCTGGTGCGGGATTCTCTGCTGATGCGATTCCCAACAAAGCTCGTAAATTCTGGTTAATTGCTGATGCAGAATTAATCGTTTATGGAGCTACTGAACCTGATGCAAAAGTCACCATCGGCGGACGAGAAATCAAGTTAAATCCTGACGGTACTTTCCGCTTCCAGATGTCTTTCCAAGACGGTAATATTGATTATCCTATTGTGGCGGTGGCTTCTGATGGTGAACAAACTCGATCGGTTCACATGACTTTCGATCGTCACACTCCTTCTCGTAATACCAATACGAAGGAAGAAGCTGTTTTAGAGTGGTTTCCTCCTGTTCGTTAA
- a CDS encoding salt stress protein, Slr1339 family, translating into MMDNIEKLLEDIAKKHQEKDQQLNSVNNNIKHSNKVTNSKNNDSIDFFLSSLESNKQSKKIETKKDDLLLEIETKFQKEKSKDVKRNNNSLNLLTEIESNFQQKKVSSQDKNNSPHDVLGDLESKFKQQKKSSKSNQKSSLAEENLENIAESFSKKQAEIKQHNKIDNLEEIRKQELEKQRREKQLIRKAELWLKKLDPYSDEGFWFEQFSLSYPSKLDAAIDYLRALQQSE; encoded by the coding sequence ATGATGGATAATATTGAGAAATTACTTGAAGATATAGCGAAAAAACACCAAGAAAAAGATCAACAATTAAACTCTGTTAATAATAATATTAAACATTCTAATAAGGTGACTAATTCAAAGAATAATGACTCGATCGACTTTTTTTTATCTAGTTTAGAAAGTAATAAACAAAGTAAAAAAATAGAGACTAAAAAGGATGATTTATTATTGGAAATAGAGACAAAATTTCAAAAAGAAAAATCTAAAGATGTCAAGAGGAATAATAATTCCCTGAACTTATTAACAGAAATTGAAAGTAATTTTCAACAAAAAAAAGTTTCATCTCAAGATAAAAACAATTCTCCTCATGATGTATTAGGAGATCTTGAAAGCAAATTTAAGCAACAAAAAAAATCATCTAAATCGAATCAAAAATCTAGTTTAGCAGAAGAAAATTTAGAGAATATTGCAGAAAGTTTTAGCAAAAAACAAGCTGAAATTAAACAACACAATAAAATCGATAATTTAGAAGAAATTAGAAAACAGGAATTAGAAAAGCAACGACGGGAAAAACAACTAATTCGCAAAGCAGAACTTTGGTTAAAAAAATTAGATCCTTATTCAGATGAAGGTTTTTGGTTTGAACAATTTTCTCTATCTTATCCTTCTAAATTAGATGCAGCGATCGATTATCTTAGAGCTTTACAACAAAGTGAATGA
- a CDS encoding NAD(P)H-quinone oxidoreductase subunit N, giving the protein MALLTTGKSFIRDLEKSSILAVYAPLEGGFEGRYQRRLRNSGYHTFNLSARGLGDLSAYLMGFHGVRPPHLGKKNIGQESAVGLTYFVPPIALSQLENLPSSSKGLVLWIIEGFVLSNQEKEYLITLTKQQPKIKIVLELGGDRYFRWQSLESLLNVAA; this is encoded by the coding sequence ATGGCATTATTAACTACTGGAAAAAGTTTTATTCGAGACTTAGAAAAATCGAGTATTTTAGCCGTATATGCACCTCTTGAAGGCGGTTTTGAAGGACGTTATCAAAGAAGATTAAGAAACTCCGGTTATCATACTTTTAATCTTTCTGCTAGAGGATTAGGCGATTTAAGTGCTTATTTAATGGGATTTCATGGGGTACGTCCTCCTCATTTAGGTAAAAAAAATATTGGTCAAGAAAGTGCAGTAGGACTTACTTATTTTGTTCCTCCCATTGCTCTTTCTCAATTAGAAAATTTACCTTCTTCTTCTAAAGGTCTAGTATTGTGGATTATTGAGGGTTTTGTTCTTTCTAATCAAGAAAAAGAGTATTTAATTACTTTAACAAAACAACAACCTAAAATTAAAATTGTTTTAGAATTAGGTGGCGATCGTTATTTTCGTTGGCAATCTCTTGAAAGTTTATTAAATGTAGCTGCTTAG